Proteins encoded by one window of Chromobacterium violaceum ATCC 12472:
- a CDS encoding GyrI-like domain-containing protein produces the protein MEPVIINHPGLSLAGYSIPTRLENGDNLRQIPAFWDDYAKRLRQPLLDALGKPHAPEYGVTCDFNPETGAFRYLIAMECPADGTPPPDSERRNVAPAKYAVFTTPPAADPASFGDAIVATWQHIYQNWLPASAKWEHAAGASFERYDGRCAPGRDTLQMDIYIPIQPKR, from the coding sequence ATGGAACCCGTCATCATCAATCATCCCGGCCTGTCCCTGGCCGGCTACAGCATCCCCACCCGGCTGGAAAACGGCGATAACCTGCGCCAGATTCCCGCTTTTTGGGATGATTACGCCAAACGACTGCGCCAGCCGCTGCTGGACGCGCTGGGCAAGCCCCACGCGCCGGAATACGGCGTCACCTGCGACTTCAACCCGGAAACCGGTGCCTTCCGCTACCTGATCGCGATGGAATGCCCGGCGGACGGCACGCCGCCGCCGGACAGCGAGCGCCGAAACGTGGCCCCGGCCAAGTACGCGGTGTTCACCACGCCGCCGGCCGCCGACCCGGCCAGTTTCGGCGACGCCATCGTCGCCACCTGGCAGCACATCTACCAGAACTGGCTGCCCGCGTCCGCCAAGTGGGAGCACGCCGCCGGCGCATCCTTCGAACGCTACGACGGGCGCTGCGCGCCGGGCCGGGACACGCTGCAGATGGACATCTACATCCCCATCCAGCCCAAGCGCTGA
- a CDS encoding hydroxymethylglutaryl-CoA lyase yields MQSVKIVEVGPRDGLQNEKRPLSAEIKLELIRRLAGTGLSAIEAGAFVSPKWVPQMAGSAEVLAALDTTGAIAYPVLVPNDMGLDAALAAGAREIAVFGAASESFSQKNINASIAESLQRFASVARRALDAGVKVRGYVSCVVGCPYEGRIAPHKVADVAKALADLGCYEISLGDTIGVGTPASVREMLDAVLDVLPAGQLAGHFHDTYGMAVANIRAALDVGLRVFDASVAGLGGCPYARGASGNVATEDVAYLLAGEGYHTGIDLTKLVDVAWFIADALGKPPASKLAHALGRQG; encoded by the coding sequence ATGCAGAGCGTCAAGATAGTGGAAGTGGGCCCGCGCGACGGGCTGCAGAACGAAAAACGGCCGCTGAGCGCCGAAATCAAGCTGGAGCTGATCCGCCGCCTGGCCGGAACCGGCCTGTCCGCGATCGAGGCCGGCGCCTTCGTTTCGCCCAAATGGGTGCCGCAGATGGCGGGCAGCGCCGAAGTGCTGGCCGCGCTCGACACAACCGGCGCCATCGCCTACCCGGTGCTGGTGCCCAACGACATGGGCCTGGACGCCGCGCTGGCAGCCGGCGCCCGCGAGATCGCCGTGTTCGGCGCCGCCAGCGAAAGCTTCAGCCAGAAGAACATCAACGCCAGCATCGCCGAAAGCCTGCAGCGCTTCGCCAGCGTGGCCCGCCGCGCGCTGGACGCAGGCGTCAAGGTGCGCGGCTACGTGTCCTGCGTGGTCGGCTGCCCTTACGAGGGCCGGATCGCCCCGCACAAGGTGGCCGACGTGGCCAAGGCGCTGGCGGATCTGGGCTGCTACGAAATCTCGCTGGGCGACACCATAGGCGTGGGCACCCCGGCTTCGGTGCGCGAGATGCTGGACGCGGTGCTGGACGTCCTGCCGGCCGGGCAGCTGGCCGGCCATTTCCACGACACCTATGGCATGGCCGTCGCCAACATCCGCGCGGCGCTGGATGTCGGCCTGCGCGTGTTCGACGCTTCGGTGGCGGGACTGGGCGGCTGCCCGTACGCGCGCGGGGCATCCGGCAACGTCGCCACGGAAGACGTCGCCTATCTGCTGGCCGGCGAGGGCTACCACACTGGCATCGATCTCACTAAACTGGTGGACGTCGCCTGGTTCATCGCCGACGCGCTGGGCAAGCCCCCCGCCTCCAAATTGGCGCACGCGCTCGGCCGCCAGGGCTAG
- a CDS encoding acetoacetate--CoA ligase: protein MQARVTPIWSPSAERLAGCHLTAFARLAETVWGKELPDYHRLWRASVEDPGRFWSLVWDYCGVIGDKGAVALENGDDMLAARFFPEARLNFAENLLRRDDDALAVVFRGEDKIEQKLSWHELNQLVSRLQQAMRAAGIQPGDRVAGFMPNMPATLAAMLAASSLGAVWTSGSPDFGTDGALDRFGQTEPRILFCPDGYWYNGKAVDIRAKMIHLAEKLPSVERFVVVPYLGDGADFAAAVPRAQTLDAFLAGFDARPVEYLRLPFNHPLYILYSSGTTGKPKCIVHGAGGTLLQHLKEHQLHADVHAGDHLFYFTTCGWMMWNWLVSGLASGAALMLYDGSPFADEGRVLWDYAAEHGFTHFGTSAKYIDSLKKTPIVPARDWQLPKLRSLFSTGSPLVAESYDWVYENIKSDLNLASISGGTDIVSCFALGAATLPVYRGELQCRGLGMAVDIYDELGRPLYREKGELVCLKPFPSMPIGFWNDPDGEKYRQAYFGRFPNIWCHGDYAEVTQHDGVIIYGRSDAVLNPGGVRIGTAEIYRQVEVFPEVLESLAVGQTWQDDERVVLFVKLREGVQLDEDLSSRIKAQIKNGASPRHVPARIVAVADIPRTVSGKIVELAVKNIIHGRPVSNVSALANPEALKLFENLSELGE, encoded by the coding sequence ATGCAAGCACGCGTTACCCCGATCTGGAGCCCGTCCGCCGAACGGCTGGCCGGCTGCCATCTCACCGCCTTCGCCCGCCTGGCCGAAACCGTCTGGGGCAAGGAATTGCCCGATTACCACCGCCTGTGGCGCGCCAGCGTGGAAGACCCGGGCCGCTTCTGGTCGCTGGTCTGGGACTACTGCGGCGTGATCGGCGACAAGGGCGCCGTCGCGCTGGAGAACGGCGACGACATGCTGGCCGCCCGCTTCTTCCCCGAGGCCCGGCTCAACTTCGCCGAAAACTTGCTGCGCCGCGACGACGACGCGCTGGCGGTGGTGTTCCGCGGCGAGGACAAGATCGAACAAAAGCTGAGCTGGCATGAGCTGAACCAGCTGGTCTCCCGGCTGCAGCAGGCGATGCGCGCCGCCGGCATCCAGCCGGGCGACCGCGTCGCCGGCTTCATGCCCAATATGCCGGCCACGCTGGCGGCGATGCTGGCCGCCAGCAGCCTGGGCGCGGTGTGGACCAGCGGCTCTCCCGACTTCGGCACCGACGGCGCGCTGGACCGCTTCGGCCAGACCGAGCCCAGGATCCTGTTCTGCCCGGACGGCTACTGGTACAACGGCAAGGCGGTGGACATCCGCGCCAAGATGATCCACCTGGCGGAAAAGCTGCCCAGCGTGGAGCGCTTCGTGGTGGTGCCTTACCTGGGCGACGGCGCCGACTTCGCCGCCGCCGTGCCGCGCGCGCAGACGCTGGACGCCTTCCTGGCCGGTTTCGACGCCCGTCCGGTCGAATACCTCCGCCTGCCGTTCAACCATCCGCTGTACATCCTCTATTCCAGCGGCACCACCGGCAAGCCCAAGTGCATCGTCCACGGCGCCGGCGGCACGCTGCTGCAGCACCTGAAGGAGCACCAGCTGCACGCCGACGTTCATGCCGGCGACCACCTGTTCTACTTCACCACCTGCGGCTGGATGATGTGGAACTGGCTGGTCAGCGGCCTGGCCTCCGGCGCCGCGCTGATGCTGTACGACGGCTCGCCGTTCGCCGACGAGGGACGCGTGCTGTGGGACTACGCCGCCGAGCACGGCTTCACCCATTTCGGCACCTCGGCCAAGTACATCGACAGCCTGAAGAAGACGCCCATCGTCCCCGCGCGCGACTGGCAGCTGCCCAAGCTGCGCAGCCTGTTCTCCACCGGCTCGCCGCTGGTGGCGGAAAGCTACGACTGGGTGTACGAGAACATCAAGTCCGACCTCAACCTCGCCTCCATTTCCGGCGGCACCGACATCGTGTCCTGCTTCGCGCTGGGCGCCGCCACGCTGCCGGTCTACCGCGGCGAGCTGCAATGCCGCGGCCTGGGCATGGCGGTGGACATCTACGACGAGCTGGGCCGCCCGCTGTACCGCGAGAAAGGCGAGCTGGTTTGCCTGAAGCCGTTCCCGTCGATGCCGATAGGCTTCTGGAACGACCCGGACGGCGAGAAATACCGCCAGGCCTACTTCGGCCGCTTCCCCAACATCTGGTGCCACGGCGACTACGCCGAAGTCACCCAGCACGACGGCGTGATCATCTACGGCCGCTCCGACGCGGTGCTCAACCCCGGCGGCGTGCGCATCGGCACCGCCGAGATCTACCGCCAGGTGGAAGTTTTCCCGGAAGTGCTGGAAAGCCTGGCCGTCGGCCAGACCTGGCAGGACGACGAGCGCGTGGTGCTGTTCGTCAAGCTGCGCGAAGGCGTTCAGCTTGACGAGGATCTGAGCAGCCGGATCAAGGCCCAGATCAAGAATGGGGCCAGCCCTCGCCACGTGCCGGCCCGCATCGTCGCCGTGGCCGACATCCCGCGCACCGTCAGCGGCAAGATTGTCGAGCTGGCGGTGAAGAACATCATCCATGGCCGTCCGGTCAGCAACGTCAGCGCGCTGGCCAATCCGGAAGCGCTGAAACTGTTCGAAAACCTGAGCGAGCTGGGAGAATGA